A single region of the Microcella sp. genome encodes:
- a CDS encoding ABC transporter ATP-binding protein, with product MNDTVSTAPAVSVVALDKTFSTRRTEVVALTGIDLTVKPGEFVSLIGPSGCGKSTLLRLIADLETPSSGTVEVFGKPAHDARVDQSYGIAFQQAGLLPWRTVAANIALPLELHGSDRAAVRSRVAELIEMVGLGDFADRYPDQLSGGMQQRVAIARALAKKPALLLMDEPFGALDEMTREYMQTELLRICAETGAAVVFVTHSIPEAVYVSDRVVVMSPRPGRISDIVSMALGSTASRADDLREDGAFFEMITAVREALHGAPVADVRGVETR from the coding sequence ATGAACGACACCGTCTCAACCGCACCGGCTGTCTCGGTCGTCGCGCTCGACAAGACCTTCTCGACCCGCCGCACCGAGGTGGTCGCCCTGACGGGCATCGACCTGACGGTGAAACCCGGTGAGTTCGTCTCGCTCATCGGCCCCTCAGGGTGCGGCAAGAGCACGCTGCTGCGTCTCATCGCCGACCTCGAGACCCCCTCGAGCGGCACGGTCGAAGTGTTCGGCAAACCGGCCCACGACGCCAGGGTCGACCAGAGCTACGGCATCGCCTTTCAGCAGGCGGGGCTGCTGCCGTGGCGCACTGTGGCGGCGAACATCGCGCTGCCGCTCGAACTGCACGGCTCCGATCGAGCGGCGGTGCGGTCTCGCGTCGCCGAACTGATCGAGATGGTCGGCTTGGGCGACTTCGCCGACCGATACCCCGACCAGCTCTCGGGCGGCATGCAGCAGCGCGTCGCGATCGCGCGGGCACTGGCGAAGAAGCCTGCGCTGCTGCTCATGGACGAGCCGTTCGGCGCCCTCGATGAGATGACGCGCGAATACATGCAGACAGAGCTCCTGCGCATATGCGCCGAGACCGGGGCGGCGGTCGTCTTCGTGACCCACTCGATTCCTGAAGCCGTCTACGTGAGCGATCGTGTCGTCGTGATGTCTCCGCGCCCGGGCCGCATCTCAGACATCGTGTCGATGGCGCTCGGCAGCACCGCGAGCCGTGCCGACGACCTACGCGAAGACGGGGCGTTCTTCGAGATGATCACGGCCGTGCGCGAGGCACTTCACGGCGCCCCGGTGGCCGACGTGCGAGGGGTTGAGACTCGATGA
- a CDS encoding ABC transporter permease produces MTTAGVLGRAEASSLTRVVAPVMLGVIVLAGWQALAGSGVVDSYLLPSPAAIGAEIVAFAPSMVSAGAATGLNALVGLIAGTLMAIIAALLASTTRVVDGMLAPVVAALAVIPIVALAPVLNTMFGADSQTGRQLIAALAAFVPVFITTSRGLRQTQPVHRDLMKSYAATPWQSMRAITLRVAVPYTFTGIRLASSLAVISALVAEYFGGPRGGLGGLISTSAASSAYPRAWAYVVAAIVLGLAFFVITSALERWVSRRR; encoded by the coding sequence ATGACGACTGCGGGCGTTCTGGGCCGAGCCGAGGCGAGCAGTCTCACTCGCGTCGTCGCGCCCGTCATGCTCGGCGTCATCGTTCTGGCCGGCTGGCAGGCTCTCGCCGGCAGCGGAGTCGTCGACTCGTATCTCTTGCCGAGCCCCGCAGCCATCGGTGCCGAGATCGTGGCGTTCGCCCCGTCGATGGTGAGCGCGGGCGCGGCTACTGGCCTCAACGCGCTTGTCGGGCTCATCGCCGGAACCCTCATGGCAATCATCGCGGCACTTCTCGCGTCGACGACGCGTGTGGTAGACGGCATGCTCGCGCCCGTCGTTGCCGCCCTCGCCGTCATCCCGATCGTCGCGCTCGCACCCGTGCTCAACACCATGTTCGGTGCTGACTCGCAGACCGGCCGACAACTCATCGCCGCCCTTGCCGCTTTCGTGCCCGTCTTCATCACGACGAGCAGGGGGCTGCGTCAAACCCAGCCCGTGCACCGTGACCTCATGAAGAGCTATGCGGCAACGCCTTGGCAGTCGATGCGCGCGATCACACTGCGGGTCGCGGTGCCGTACACCTTCACCGGAATCCGACTCGCGTCGTCGCTCGCCGTGATCTCTGCCCTGGTCGCCGAGTACTTCGGCGGGCCGCGCGGTGGCCTCGGGGGGCTCATCTCTACGTCGGCGGCGTCGAGCGCCTACCCGCGCGCCTGGGCCTACGTGGTGGCAGCAATCGTGCTGGGGCTGGCGT